The genomic stretch TTCTGGGAGAGCCTGAAGCTCAAGATGTAAGAGGACTACAGTCCCGTCGGCATCAGGCCAGCCAGCCAGTTCACGGAGCGTTTGGCCGCATCGGCGGTCGCGGAAGCCGCGCGGCCAAGGTCGGTCTTGACCACGGCATAGCCGTTCTTGGTGCGGTAGAGCACGCCGGTCCCGCCGTCGACCACCTGTTCGTAGGCGACGGGCCGGGCGGCGTCCGCGTCGACGGTCGTCGTCGGCGAGCCGACAGGCACGCTCGGCCGATGGCTCAGTTCCGGCGGCAGCGGGCTTTGCGTCCGCACGACCCTGCTGGCGGGGTTCAGTTCCGGGCGGGATGCGGTGGCGGCCAGCTGCGAGGAGGATGACGAACCCTTGGTGCGGCAGATGCCGGACACCAGCGGATAGTTGAAATTGCGCTGGTGCAGAATCTGGCTTTTCATCGCGGCTTCGCATTCGGCGATGGTCGACCACTTGGCCGGCGTCTCGCCGATATATTCGCACAGCTTTGCGTCGCAGTCGCAGCCGACAATGGTCATGGCGACAAGGGCGGTCTTGATCACGGTCTTGTCCCTTCGAGATGCCCCCCGGCAGCCCATTCAGGTGCATGTCGCCCGTCAGGCAACATGCACCACTCCATCGCGCGCGAACAAGGCGGGATTTGGCCGCGATTGTGGAATGAGCATGGCGGTGCGCCTGATCTTTGCCGGGCGTGGCCGAAAGGCCTCAATAGTCGTAGACGTGTTCGAGCCTGGCGCCTGCCTTCATCAGTGAGGGCAGCACCAGATGCAGCTTGCGTACGGCAACGACCATGCCGGTGCGGCGCGTCGAAGGATCGGCCGGCAGCGGATAGCTGAACAGGATGTGCATGCCTTCGGGAACGGCGATCGAGTCGGTCGACAGCATGGTCACCATGATCTCGTCATTGCCGCCGATCTCGACGAAGGAGACGCCCTTGTCGATCAGCCGTGGGATCATGTCGGTGAAGACCTGATAGCGCCTGGTGACGAAGACTGTGCCATCGGCGCCCATGTCGCGTTCCAGCAAAGTGTCGGGCTCGTTGCGGGTGGCTTCGCCGACCGGGCCCTTGGCCCAGACATGGACGTCGAGGAAGGCCGGGTCGGAGGTCGCGGCGAGCGCCTTTTTGATCAGGTCGGCATAGCCCTGCTTGATGGTGTCGGCGAGACCGAAGGCGAGCTTGCGTTCGCTGGTGCGGACGGAGCTGTCTCCCGGCGCCGGCTGGACGGCAAACAGGCCGGCGCGTTTTTCGGCATAGGGGAACTGATACCACGGCACTTGGTCCAGAAATCCTGCGTACTCGGCCGCCACCTTGGCCTGATAGATGTCGGCGGCGGTGCGCTTGGCCGATGTCGCCTCGGTGACGCGGCCGACCGTGTTTTCATAGGCCCATTGCAAGATGTGCTCGATCGAGTGGCTGGTGCCGATGATGACCAGCATCTGGTGGTTGGCATAGTTGAACTTGTAGGGGGAACTGGCGCGGATCACCGTGGCGTAATCCTGCCAGAAGCGGCCGACATAGGACCAGTAGGGAAAGCCGCTCGGCTGGTCCTTGGCGACGAAGCCGGCATATTCGCGCGCGGCGTAGACGATCGCCCATTCGGGGTAGGTGAGGAAGGTCGATTCCTCCGGTCTTTGGTAGCCGGGAATTTCGGCGCGGACCTTGTCGGCCAGCGCCTTGGGCGGGGCGCCATCGGCAATGCCGGGCAGCGGCGTCTTGTCGAGCGACGGCGTCGTCAGGAAGCCGTAGCTCAGCCCGACGACCGGGATGAGGATGATGATGACGATCAGCCAGACGATCGTCTTGATGAGGCGCTTCAGCCAGCGGAACAGGAACATGGCCGGTCAGGCCGTGGCGAAGTGGTCGTGTATGCGCTTCGACAGCCAGAAGCCGACATAGACGGCGAAGCCGCCAATGACGAGATGCGGCAGGTTGGCGAAGAAGCGGGTGGGGAACTCGATGTCGTTGAGGGAGCGGAAACCGTTGATGAAGATGCCGGCATCGAGGCAGCCGGAGCCGGTTACCAGCCCGAGCACGCCGTCGAACAGGTAGACCGAGCCGAACAGCTTGAAATAGAACACCGCCTGGCGGTGCGAGATAAAGGCGGCGGCCAGCGCCCAGACGCCGGAGAAGGCGTGCAGCAGGTCGTCGTACCATTGCAGCGAGAACAGCCCGAACAGATTGCCGTTGGCATCGTTGAACGCCGGTATGTAACCGATGGCGACCACGGCGAAGAACAGGAAAGCGTAGGCAACGGCCAGCTTCTGGATGAGCGTCATGAAGTATCCCCCTTCAAGAAGTCCATTCGCTAACGCACCCCGC from Mesorhizobium sp. 113-3-3 encodes the following:
- a CDS encoding DUF4383 domain-containing protein; translated protein: MTLIQKLAVAYAFLFFAVVAIGYIPAFNDANGNLFGLFSLQWYDDLLHAFSGVWALAAAFISHRQAVFYFKLFGSVYLFDGVLGLVTGSGCLDAGIFINGFRSLNDIEFPTRFFANLPHLVIGGFAVYVGFWLSKRIHDHFATA